In a genomic window of Lacrimispora sp. BS-2:
- the atpB gene encoding F0F1 ATP synthase subunit A yields MVVASANNVDFMIKGVTKFQAFGQELWITTTEIGLSIVTIVILIIAVIANRKMKQATEVPGTFQNIVEFAVEALDNLVNSTMGHNAKKFVNYIGTIFIFILFCNIGGLFGLRTPTGDFGVTFMLGIFTFCIVQYQGIKNHGIGHLTGLFQPFPVLFPINLIGEITNPLSQALRLFGNMMSGVVIMGLWYGMMPIFVNIGIPAFLHVYCDVFSGCIQTYVFCMLTMVYVNDKMD; encoded by the coding sequence ATGGTAGTTGCGAGTGCCAATAATGTGGACTTTATGATCAAAGGAGTAACAAAGTTTCAGGCTTTTGGTCAGGAACTTTGGATTACAACCACAGAAATAGGCCTTAGCATTGTGACAATCGTAATCCTGATTATAGCAGTGATTGCCAACCGGAAAATGAAGCAGGCCACAGAAGTGCCTGGCACCTTCCAGAATATAGTGGAGTTTGCTGTGGAAGCGCTTGATAACCTGGTGAACAGTACTATGGGTCACAATGCAAAAAAATTTGTTAATTATATCGGAACTATATTTATCTTCATACTGTTCTGCAATATTGGCGGCTTATTTGGCCTTAGAACGCCAACAGGAGACTTTGGTGTTACCTTTATGCTTGGTATTTTCACTTTCTGTATCGTGCAATACCAGGGAATCAAGAATCACGGAATCGGTCATCTGACAGGCTTGTTTCAGCCATTTCCGGTTTTGTTCCCGATTAACTTAATCGGTGAAATTACTAACCCATTATCCCAGGCGCTTCGTTTATTCGGCAACATGATGTCAGGTGTTGTTATTATGGGATTGTGGTATGGGATGATGCCAATTTTTGTAAATATTGGTATCCCAGCATTTTTACACGTATATTGCGACGTATTCTCAGGCTGTATCCAGACCTATGTGTTCTGTATGCTGACCATGGTATATGTCAATGATAAGATGGATTAA
- the atpA gene encoding F0F1 ATP synthase subunit alpha, producing the protein MNLRPEEISSVIKEQIQRYSTKLDVSDVGTVIQVADGIARIHGLENAMQGELLEFPGEIYGMVLNLEEDNVGAVLLGSGAISEGDTVKTTGRVVEVPVGDALTGRVVNALGQPIDGKGPVQTDKFRKIERVAHGVIDRKSVDTPLQTGIKAIDAMIPIGRGQRELIIGDRQTGKTAIAIDTIINQKGQGVHCIYVAIGQKASTVANIVKTLEEYGAMDYTTIVVSTASDLAPLQYIAPYSGCAIGEEWMENGEDVLVVYDDLSKHAAAYRTLSLLLKRPPGREAYPGDVFYLHSRLLERASRLSEELGGGSLTALPIIETQAGDVSAYIPTNVISITDGQIYLETEMFNSGFRPAINAGLSVSRVGGSAQIKAMKKIAAPIRVELAQYRELASFAQFGSELDKETAEQLAQGERIREVLKQGQYQPMPVEYQIIIIFAATKKLLLDIPTRKILDFEKALTSFIDTKYSEVPASIRETKQITPETEELLVKAINECKAGVF; encoded by the coding sequence ATGAATTTAAGACCAGAAGAGATCAGTTCTGTCATCAAGGAACAGATTCAAAGATATTCTACGAAACTGGATGTCTCTGATGTCGGTACAGTCATTCAGGTAGCGGACGGAATTGCCCGTATCCATGGCCTTGAAAATGCCATGCAGGGAGAGCTTCTTGAGTTTCCGGGAGAAATCTACGGCATGGTGCTCAACCTGGAAGAGGATAACGTTGGTGCGGTATTATTAGGTAGTGGCGCTATCAGCGAGGGCGATACGGTTAAGACTACCGGGCGAGTGGTGGAAGTACCTGTTGGCGATGCATTGACCGGACGTGTTGTAAATGCGTTAGGACAGCCCATTGATGGAAAAGGACCGGTCCAGACAGACAAATTCCGTAAGATCGAGCGTGTGGCTCATGGAGTTATTGACAGAAAATCAGTAGACACCCCTCTTCAGACAGGTATTAAGGCTATTGATGCCATGATCCCCATCGGAAGAGGACAGCGTGAGCTGATCATCGGCGACCGCCAGACCGGAAAGACGGCGATTGCCATTGATACCATTATTAACCAGAAGGGCCAGGGAGTTCATTGTATTTATGTTGCCATTGGCCAGAAGGCATCTACGGTTGCCAATATTGTTAAGACACTGGAAGAGTACGGTGCAATGGATTATACCACCATTGTTGTATCCACTGCTTCCGATTTAGCTCCTCTTCAGTATATTGCTCCATATTCCGGATGCGCCATTGGAGAGGAATGGATGGAAAACGGAGAGGACGTATTGGTTGTTTACGATGATTTAAGTAAACATGCAGCCGCTTACCGTACCCTGTCCCTGCTGCTTAAGAGACCGCCGGGCCGTGAAGCATACCCTGGTGATGTTTTCTATCTGCATTCCAGACTGCTGGAGAGAGCCTCCAGGCTTTCAGAGGAGCTGGGAGGAGGTTCTTTAACAGCCCTTCCCATCATTGAGACCCAGGCAGGTGACGTGTCCGCATATATTCCGACCAATGTTATTTCCATTACAGACGGACAGATTTATCTGGAGACAGAGATGTTTAATTCCGGTTTCCGTCCTGCCATCAACGCAGGTCTTTCCGTATCCCGTGTAGGCGGCTCCGCTCAGATCAAGGCTATGAAGAAGATCGCAGCTCCTATCCGTGTGGAACTGGCACAGTACCGCGAGCTTGCAAGCTTTGCGCAGTTTGGTTCCGAGCTTGATAAGGAAACAGCAGAGCAGCTTGCCCAGGGCGAGAGGATCAGAGAGGTATTAAAGCAGGGCCAGTATCAGCCGATGCCGGTTGAATACCAGATCATCATTATCTTTGCAGCGACCAAGAAGCTGCTCCTGGATATTCCTACCAGGAAAATCCTTGATTTTGAAAAGGCTTTGACCAGTTTTATTGATACCAAATATTCTGAAGTTCCCGCAAGCATCCGCGAGACAAAGCAGATCACGCCTGAGACAGAGGAATTGCTGGTAAAGGCAATTAACGAATGCAAAGCAGGTGTTTTTTAA
- a CDS encoding acetaldehyde dehydrogenase (acetylating) — MENFDYDLRSIQEARDLARCGEAAAKKIAEFTAEQIDTILKSMAKAGEEHALCLAEMAVEETGFGKVMDKAYKNHAASTLLYEEIKDMKTRGILSEDTVNKTIDVAEPVGLVMGIVPSTNPTSTVFFKSMIAIKSGNAIVFSPHPSAAKCTLKAAEVMRDAAIAAGAPEGIIGCVSMPSMGSTNELMKCKEVSVIIATGGPGMVKAAYSAGKPAIGVGAGNSPAYIEKTADVKQAVKTILASKTFDYGTICASEQSIICEESNHAEVVAELKSQGGYFMTKEETDKVCAMLFKNGHNMNAKFVGRSPQVIAQAAGIQIPEGTKVLIGKQEGVGEGYPLSYEKLTTVLGFYTVKNWEEACGLSIRLLQNGIGHTMSIHTQDRDMVLKFAAKPASRILVNTGGSQGGTGISTGLPISFTLGCGTCGGSSVSENVSPKHLLNVKKVAFGIKDCSTIAADDPTFTWKETTQAASFSPADFVASFDKKECAPASSCQGGTDENEKLAALVKEIVLAMKGQ; from the coding sequence ATGGAAAATTTTGATTATGATTTACGTTCCATCCAGGAAGCAAGGGACTTAGCAAGATGCGGCGAAGCTGCCGCAAAAAAAATCGCCGAATTTACGGCAGAACAGATTGACACCATTCTTAAGAGCATGGCAAAGGCAGGAGAGGAACACGCTCTTTGCCTGGCAGAGATGGCTGTAGAAGAAACAGGTTTTGGAAAGGTCATGGACAAGGCATATAAGAACCATGCTGCTTCCACTCTTTTATATGAAGAGATAAAGGATATGAAGACAAGAGGGATCCTTTCAGAGGATACCGTAAATAAGACCATTGATGTGGCAGAACCGGTAGGCCTTGTAATGGGTATCGTTCCATCTACCAACCCAACCTCAACCGTATTCTTTAAATCCATGATCGCCATTAAATCTGGAAACGCAATTGTATTTTCTCCTCATCCTTCTGCTGCTAAATGTACCTTAAAGGCTGCAGAGGTTATGCGTGACGCTGCAATTGCAGCAGGCGCACCGGAAGGAATCATCGGCTGTGTATCCATGCCATCCATGGGTTCTACCAATGAACTGATGAAGTGCAAGGAAGTTTCCGTTATCATTGCAACCGGCGGTCCTGGTATGGTAAAAGCTGCATACAGCGCAGGAAAGCCAGCCATCGGCGTAGGTGCAGGAAACTCCCCGGCTTACATTGAAAAGACAGCAGATGTAAAGCAGGCGGTAAAAACAATTCTTGCCAGCAAGACCTTTGACTATGGTACCATCTGTGCTTCTGAGCAGTCCATCATCTGCGAGGAGAGCAATCACGCAGAAGTCGTAGCAGAGTTAAAGAGCCAGGGCGGTTACTTCATGACAAAGGAAGAAACCGATAAAGTTTGTGCTATGTTATTTAAAAATGGTCATAACATGAATGCTAAATTTGTTGGCCGTTCCCCCCAGGTAATTGCACAGGCAGCAGGAATCCAGATTCCTGAGGGAACAAAAGTCCTCATCGGAAAACAGGAAGGCGTTGGAGAGGGATATCCTTTATCCTACGAAAAGCTGACAACCGTACTTGGTTTCTATACCGTAAAGAACTGGGAAGAGGCCTGTGGCTTAAGCATCCGTCTTTTACAGAACGGAATCGGACATACCATGAGCATTCATACCCAGGACAGGGATATGGTTCTTAAGTTCGCTGCAAAGCCTGCTTCCAGAATCCTTGTAAATACAGGCGGAAGCCAGGGCGGAACAGGAATCAGTACAGGTCTTCCGATTTCCTTTACATTAGGATGCGGAACCTGCGGAGGAAGCTCTGTTTCTGAAAACGTCAGCCCGAAACATCTCCTCAATGTGAAAAAGGTAGCTTTCGGTATCAAGGATTGTTCTACCATCGCAGCAGATGATCCAACCTTTACATGGAAGGAAACAACCCAGGCTGCATCCTTTAGTCCTGCTGACTTTGTAGCATCCTTTGATAAAAAGGAATGCGCACCGGCATCTTCCTGCCAGGGAGGAACCGATGAAAATGAGAAGCTGGCAGCTCTTGTAAAGGAGATCGTACTGGCTATGAAGGGCCAGTAA
- a CDS encoding phosphate propanoyltransferase produces the protein MDKYEAVIKLLMEAVKTESGTDEFRIPVGVSNRHVHLSQEDLDALFGQGYQLTKLKELSQPGQYACKETVTVCGPKGAIEKVRILGPVRKQTQVEVLAADCFKLGTKSEPKMSGELAGTPGITLVGPKGSVQTKEGLIIAQRHIHMTPQDAQKFGVHDGQTVSIQTEGIRGGIFHHTAIRVTDTSSLECHLDTEEANAMGLGSSSSVTIVK, from the coding sequence ATGGATAAGTATGAAGCGGTAATCAAACTCTTAATGGAAGCCGTGAAAACGGAATCCGGAACCGATGAGTTTCGAATACCAGTTGGCGTTTCCAACCGCCACGTACATCTGTCCCAGGAAGACTTAGATGCTCTTTTCGGCCAGGGTTACCAACTGACCAAATTAAAGGAGCTATCCCAGCCGGGACAGTATGCATGCAAAGAAACAGTCACCGTATGCGGCCCAAAAGGAGCTATTGAAAAGGTCCGTATATTAGGTCCGGTCAGAAAGCAGACTCAGGTCGAAGTTCTGGCAGCAGACTGTTTTAAGCTTGGAACAAAATCAGAACCTAAGATGTCCGGGGAATTAGCCGGAACACCAGGAATCACATTGGTGGGTCCAAAGGGCTCCGTTCAAACAAAGGAAGGCCTTATCATCGCCCAGAGACACATTCATATGACTCCTCAGGATGCCCAGAAGTTCGGTGTACATGACGGACAGACGGTAAGCATTCAGACAGAAGGAATCCGCGGCGGTATCTTTCATCATACGGCAATCCGCGTAACCGATACGTCGAGCCTGGAATGCCATCTTGATACGGAAGAAGCAAATGCCATGGGACTTGGCAGTTCTTCAAGCGTAACCATTGTAAAGTAA
- a CDS encoding cupin domain-containing protein, which yields MKQLICAKDVEKLNAEGKKVFYVESGSIITPSAKDAADSFGIKFCDKAEEQQTQAPAAFAGMDIDSDKIYMVLKTLMEKGLLNDILKPYESESHGNGLKVVRGSSVKMDVFDTGDPSVKAYYQELVSKDESHISAGFLVIDHSSFEWELTYEEIDYVIEGTLTVTIDGKTYTAKAGDVLFVPSGSKVTWGSPDKARVFYATYPANWADLV from the coding sequence ATGAAGCAGTTAATTTGTGCAAAAGATGTAGAAAAGTTAAACGCTGAGGGAAAAAAGGTATTTTACGTGGAAAGCGGAAGTATCATCACTCCATCTGCAAAGGATGCTGCAGATTCATTCGGCATCAAATTCTGCGATAAGGCAGAGGAGCAGCAGACACAGGCCCCGGCTGCTTTTGCAGGCATGGATATTGACAGCGATAAAATTTATATGGTACTGAAGACTTTGATGGAAAAGGGTCTGTTAAATGATATTTTAAAACCCTATGAGTCGGAAAGCCATGGAAACGGTCTTAAGGTAGTTCGCGGAAGCTCTGTGAAAATGGATGTATTTGATACAGGTGATCCTTCTGTCAAAGCTTACTACCAGGAACTTGTAAGCAAAGACGAGTCCCATATCAGTGCAGGTTTCCTTGTGATCGACCATTCAAGCTTTGAATGGGAATTGACCTATGAAGAGATCGATTATGTAATTGAAGGAACCTTAACCGTTACCATTGACGGAAAGACCTACACGGCAAAAGCCGGAGATGTGCTCTTCGTGCCGTCAGGTTCCAAGGTAACCTGGGGTTCACCAGATAAAGCGAGAGTATTTTACGCAACGTATCCGGCAAACTGGGCTGATTTGGTTTAA
- a CDS encoding ATP synthase subunit I — protein MGKETKNLMLEVSAGIVFFTAVVMLGALIVYPRRAVFAGLILGMALALAMFLSMAMVLERSMKTEDPKTVQKRSIVSSVIRYLLLVVIMVAVIVRFSDWFNPVAVVIGVLGLKAGAFFQPVIHKIAVRRTKGE, from the coding sequence ATGGGGAAGGAAACAAAGAATCTGATGCTTGAGGTTTCTGCCGGAATTGTGTTTTTCACGGCGGTAGTTATGCTTGGGGCATTAATTGTGTATCCCAGACGTGCTGTTTTTGCAGGATTGATTTTGGGAATGGCGTTAGCCCTGGCCATGTTTTTATCCATGGCTATGGTACTTGAACGTTCTATGAAGACGGAAGATCCAAAGACTGTTCAGAAGCGGAGTATTGTCAGCTCAGTCATTCGCTATCTGCTGCTTGTTGTTATAATGGTAGCAGTCATTGTCCGGTTTTCGGACTGGTTCAATCCGGTCGCAGTAGTAATCGGAGTCCTCGGACTCAAGGCTGGAGCATTTTTTCAGCCTGTTATACACAAGATCGCGGTCCGCAGGACAAAGGGAGAGTAA
- a CDS encoding AtpZ/AtpI family protein, producing the protein MRHKKSVMRSFMMVTQLGISVMVPVFVCILAGYYIDRYAGTKLTLLFLFLGFLAGGLNAYKLAKTTLAMNEREERAEDQKERMERQEEARPKVHKPKQPSRVKGHDDGKLS; encoded by the coding sequence ATGCGCCATAAAAAGAGCGTAATGAGAAGTTTCATGATGGTGACCCAACTGGGTATCAGTGTCATGGTGCCTGTGTTTGTCTGTATTCTTGCCGGTTACTATATTGACCGGTATGCTGGGACAAAGCTGACGTTATTATTTCTGTTTCTGGGATTTCTGGCAGGAGGCTTAAATGCCTATAAGCTGGCAAAGACCACACTGGCCATGAATGAAAGGGAGGAGCGGGCTGAGGATCAGAAGGAGCGCATGGAGCGGCAGGAGGAGGCAAGACCCAAGGTCCATAAGCCGAAGCAGCCAAGCCGCGTGAAGGGACATGATGATGGGAAACTTTCGTAG
- the atpH gene encoding ATP synthase F1 subunit delta, translating to MAKLVSKVYGDALFEEALRKQEVDALFEEVRGLQVVWRENQSLAELLDNPKIVKEDKIGIIKNIFDGRVSDDLMGFLAVIVDKGRQKEIPAICEYFVNTVKEYKKIGVAHVTSAVELNEGQKARLLEKLLNTTQYVEFEMDYQVDPSIIGGMVIRIGDRVVDSSIKTQIYDLRRSLLKLQLA from the coding sequence ATGGCAAAGCTAGTATCAAAAGTATACGGCGATGCATTGTTTGAGGAAGCTTTAAGAAAGCAGGAAGTGGACGCTTTGTTTGAGGAAGTGAGAGGCCTGCAGGTGGTTTGGCGCGAAAATCAGTCATTGGCGGAGCTTCTTGATAATCCGAAGATTGTAAAAGAAGATAAAATCGGCATTATTAAGAATATTTTTGACGGACGCGTATCAGATGACCTGATGGGTTTTCTGGCAGTCATTGTCGACAAAGGCAGGCAGAAGGAGATTCCGGCAATCTGTGAATACTTCGTAAACACTGTCAAAGAATATAAGAAGATCGGCGTGGCCCATGTGACCAGCGCTGTTGAATTAAATGAGGGGCAGAAGGCCCGGCTTTTGGAAAAACTGCTGAACACGACTCAGTATGTGGAGTTTGAGATGGATTATCAGGTAGATCCGTCAATCATTGGCGGCATGGTGATCCGGATCGGTGACCGGGTAGTGGATTCCAGCATTAAGACGCAGATTTACGATCTGCGCCGCAGCCTGTTAAAGCTGCAGTTAGCATGA
- the eutM gene encoding ethanolamine utilization microcompartment protein EutM, producing the protein MKYDALGMIETKGLIGSVEAADAMVKAANVTLIGKEFVGGGLVTVMVRGDVGAVKAATDAGAAAAQRVGELVSVHVIPRPHAEVETILPGTKEV; encoded by the coding sequence ATGAAATACGATGCATTAGGAATGATTGAAACAAAAGGTTTAATTGGATCCGTTGAAGCAGCAGATGCTATGGTAAAGGCAGCAAACGTTACCCTGATCGGTAAAGAATTCGTAGGCGGCGGTCTTGTTACCGTTATGGTAAGAGGTGATGTAGGAGCTGTTAAGGCAGCAACTGATGCAGGTGCAGCAGCAGCTCAGCGCGTAGGAGAACTGGTATCCGTACATGTAATCCCACGTCCACATGCAGAAGTTGAAACAATTCTTCCGGGCACAAAAGAAGTATAA
- the atpE gene encoding ATP synthase F0 subunit C, with protein sequence MNGFSGQDFILGCSAIGAGLAMIAGIGPGIGQGIAAGHAAAAVGRNPGAKADITSTMLLGQAVAETTGLYGFAVAAILMFLKPFS encoded by the coding sequence ATGAACGGATTTTCAGGACAGGATTTTATCTTAGGCTGCTCAGCAATCGGTGCAGGTCTTGCGATGATCGCAGGTATCGGACCTGGTATTGGACAGGGTATCGCAGCAGGCCATGCGGCTGCCGCAGTTGGACGTAATCCAGGCGCAAAGGCTGATATTACATCTACCATGCTTTTAGGACAGGCTGTTGCCGAGACAACAGGTCTTTATGGTTTCGCTGTTGCTGCTATCCTCATGTTCTTAAAGCCATTCAGCTAA
- a CDS encoding BMC domain-containing protein, translated as MQALGFIETKGVLVAIEAADAMLKAADVSLLEKTKVGGGLVAVTVTGDVAAVKAAVDAGAAAVERINDAALVTRHVIARPHDELTAVIGGGTPDEPEKEPVPEIAEDVEETSAEVLKEIPAEEPVEESSNEPETVDTIKRETMDLWMKQDGLEETMKILEDMKVTELRTLAREYPEFSIAGREISKANKTLLLEEFGKYYRQND; from the coding sequence ATGCAGGCACTTGGCTTTATAGAAACAAAAGGCGTGCTGGTGGCTATTGAGGCGGCAGATGCCATGTTAAAGGCAGCAGATGTGTCTCTTCTGGAAAAGACCAAAGTCGGCGGAGGTCTCGTCGCTGTTACGGTGACCGGTGATGTGGCGGCAGTAAAGGCAGCGGTGGACGCCGGAGCAGCAGCGGTGGAACGCATAAACGATGCTGCTTTAGTAACACGCCATGTAATTGCCAGGCCTCATGATGAGCTGACGGCTGTTATCGGCGGAGGCACTCCTGACGAACCGGAAAAAGAACCAGTTCCGGAAATCGCAGAAGACGTAGAAGAAACATCGGCTGAAGTACTTAAAGAGATACCGGCAGAAGAGCCGGTGGAAGAATCTTCCAATGAACCGGAAACCGTGGATACCATAAAGCGGGAAACAATGGACTTGTGGATGAAGCAGGACGGTCTGGAAGAAACCATGAAGATACTTGAAGATATGAAGGTAACAGAGCTTAGGACACTTGCCAGAGAATATCCGGAATTCAGCATAGCTGGACGGGAAATTTCAAAGGCAAATAAAACCCTGCTGCTGGAAGAATTCGGGAAGTATTACAGACAGAATGATTAA
- the atpF gene encoding F0F1 ATP synthase subunit B, giving the protein MERLLGFDPQLLFGSFVTGINIFILFFALSYMLFNPVREALEKRKQKIAGALKNAADDKEAAHAMKEEYEAKLHEVKKEAEEILEDARKRAKQREAEIIAEAREEADRIVTRGNREVELERKKALDDMKEQIISIASVMAGKVVAASIDTTVQDALIDETLKEMGESTWQS; this is encoded by the coding sequence TTGGAACGATTATTGGGATTTGACCCACAGCTGCTTTTTGGTTCATTTGTGACAGGCATTAACATATTCATCCTGTTTTTTGCGTTATCCTATATGCTGTTTAATCCGGTGCGGGAAGCCCTGGAAAAAAGAAAACAGAAGATTGCGGGAGCATTAAAAAACGCTGCAGACGATAAGGAAGCTGCGCACGCAATGAAGGAAGAATATGAAGCAAAGCTTCATGAAGTGAAGAAAGAGGCAGAAGAAATCTTAGAGGATGCCAGAAAAAGAGCAAAACAGCGTGAGGCTGAGATTATTGCAGAAGCCAGGGAAGAAGCGGACCGCATTGTTACACGGGGCAACCGCGAGGTGGAACTGGAGAGAAAGAAAGCGCTTGATGATATGAAGGAACAAATCATATCCATCGCTTCTGTTATGGCCGGCAAGGTCGTGGCTGCTTCCATTGACACTACGGTGCAGGATGCCCTGATTGACGAGACTTTGAAAGAGATGGGTGAGAGCACATGGCAAAGCTAG